The nucleotide sequence ACAGTCATTAAATCATACTCCCCCTCCCATAATATAAAATGGTTTTTTAAGCTAAAacagcttgcaaaaacatcttacaaACAGCTTGGTCCCAGAGGTTGTAATTCAGAAGAACGCGCCAATCATTTTCAAATGATACAAGACGAGATCTGTGGCCGAGGCACTCTCAAATAGTAACACATGGATCAACGACATCAGATGTACACTTCCTGTCCAGGCCACTGGAATTCATGGACTTGTGGCGTCATCGTCTCGTACAGGATGCTGCCCTGCGGCAGTTTATTCAATTGGCCAAGTCATATCCGGTTGCAAAAATGCGAATCAGTAAGCCAGGGATTAAATCACAGTTTATTATACAACATTATCAATGCAGGAGCAAAAAAAAGATTATCAATGTTTAAAGCTTCCTTGCCTGGCGATGAACAAAATGAAGCTGGAATACATCATGTGTTCAGCACCCCAGAAGAGGTTGTTCCCATCAAAACATGGCAGAATCAAGTTTGCCCATACATACATTGATACATGATCCACAGTGAAATACATGAAGACGACAGTTTCTATTTCTTGTATTGGCATCCGAACATGAGCTCGTTTACACAGCAGAGGAACCAGAAACAAAAATGGACAACAAAAGAGAAGCGCCGCGGTTCTCTTCGTTGTCGTGGACGATTATACAAGCCATGAAACGTCATTTTATCATGTAACTTATTCTTCTCAGTCTCATACTGCTGCTGTACATGGTCACATGGACTTCCTTAGATAACCATCGTATGGTATTTCAGATAATTATCGGGTGATATTTCGCAGACTTGTTGAACCAAGAACTTAGCCAACTGATCCCTCCAGCTTCAGGTTCATAAGTGCATCCACCTCCTGGGCAAACTCGTAAGGAAGGTGTTCAAAGACAGCCCTACAGAACCCACCGATCATGGCTGCAACGGCCTTTTCATGATCTATCCCTCTTTGCTGAAAGTAGAATAGCTGATCCTCGCCAATTTTGGATGTGCTTGCCTCATGCTCAACACGGCCACTAGTGCAACCCACCTGTTGCCACGAAAGTTGGGTCAAAATCATACTATAAATGAGGTTTTCTGATGAACTGTTATTAAAATGATGGTAACCAAAAAACTGGTATGACTACTTGTCAGAAAGAACTGTTGTTAGCATGTGGAGGTCATGTAAATATAGTACTGGATGCACACTTATGCAAGTGCAGTATGAGATACACATGCAGCTTAGGCCTGCGGAAGATAGGAGTTGTTGATCCCAATATTCGTGCAGCTTATGCAAGTGGTTGCATAAGTTAGAATAAGAATAAGCATGACAATGCGCATGTGCCCCTTGAGATTATAGGGACATCAGACGAAGCATCAAGATTGACCGGTAGACCTAATTGAGTAATTCAGCCAGCTATAGAAGTCTATTTAGCATGGATGTATATGTAAGATTCTGGAAGTGCACTAATAAAACTAATAAAAGATAATTCATATATTTGCTAGGTATATCTGTATATACCTAAAAAAAAGTTAGGTGTGAAGGAGAACATTATGAAATTCAGCACTGAACTTCCCATAATGCCTATTAAACTTGTTTTGATTAATGATTATATGGCTCATATGCCTTATCAGTCTAACCATAAAACTTCCATCAATGAGTTGccaagtttctctctctctctaagtcAATGCAAGAAATCCTACCCTATTATTTTCTTCCATCATTATCATGACAACTTCTGAGTGTGCTTTTAGTATGCAAATGACAGGAGTGTTTATAAGGTTGCACAGATCAATGCTATATCAAGATACTGATACCTTCTGAGTTCCAgtacatgtgggagttcaattcggaaTTAGGCAGAATACCATTAACATTTATCTTGCATGTCTAAAACTTAAATGGAGAGAAATTTAATTTTACGCTAGGAATTGTTATGGATCAGCCTGGGAAGGGTTTGAAGACCAGTGGCAACACGTGCCCTCAACTAGCCCCTGCAGGGCATGATCCCTCTCGTGGTTACGAGAAAAGGCCCTTTATATAGCAGATATTGAACTATTGTATGAAGAATTTGATAAATTAAGAGTTCTACTAGAATGATCGATGATTCATTGCTTGACTACAGGAGACTAACTTGCGCACAAGTCGGAGCACAACTCAAACTCTTCACAGACCCATAACTCTATCAAAGTTAATTGGACTCTTCCTAGTCTAAAGACCCATCTAATCCAAATCCAACATGAATACTTCTCTTACTGTCTACCCTAAGCTTGCCCTATCCTGTGCCTTAATGGATATGCACACATGAGGCTGCtatcgcacacgcacacacaggctGAGTCCATGTTGCTGCTGCTGGCTTGTGACAGGCCGCTGCGGAAACCACCCCACATAACAAATGGTACCCTCAAACAACCAAATTATCAAAGCTCCTTAATTCCTATATCATGTCAGCGCATAGTTTTGCCTCAAATTGTATATATACTATATGTACCACAGAGGTCCCAACTCCCAACTCTATATGTACTTCGATACTTGTTAGCAACTAACCACAAATTAGTCACAGAGACAGAGCCTGCCCTATGCCAGCAATCAAACCTTGCGTACCAAACTAACCTAGGACAGAGAAAAGGCCCTTTATATACGTATCAGATATTGAACTATATCCACATGAGCAATTCAataaattactccctccattccacaatgtagtgcttcctctatcctcgtgcttcaactttgaccgtaaatttaactaacaaGACCGATTGCGtcgggagcaaaagttatatcagtgaattcgtattcaaaagaagttttttaattatgtaactttttctcccgccgcaatcggtctcgttcgttaaatttatggtcaaagttcgacctcggaaagcgcgggcgcactatattttggaatggagggagtatgagttCCAACTGAAGTTCAATTATCTGTTGCTTGGTTGAAGAGTTACACAACTGCCCTTTATATAGGTGACTGACGCAACCACAAGCTAGAGCACAACTCAAACTCTTCACAGAACCATAACTCTATTTTCCTAATTTAATTGGATCTTCACAGAGTTATACAGCATGAATGCTTCTCTCAAGACTATCTCTAAGCATGCCATATCCTATGCATTAAAGGATGCGCAAACATGAGGCTGCTATTGCACACATAGGCTGAGTCCATGTTCTTGCTGTTGCTGGTTGTCACACGGCCACTGCACAAACGGACCCATAACAAATGGTATCCTCAAAAAATGAAATTACCAAAGCTCCTTCATTCCAACATCATGTCAGCAAAGTTTTGCCTCAAATCTTATCTACTACGTGTGCAACTGAGGTCCAAAGTCTATGTGTGCTTCACCACTTAACAGTAACTAACCGCAAATTAGGCACAGAGACAGAGCATGAAAATCTTATCTACAACGTGTGCCACTGAGGTCCCAATTCTATGCGTGTTTCACCACTTAAGAGTAACTAACCACAAATTAGGCACAGAGACAGAGCATGACAGCAACTGAACCTTGCACGCCAAGCTATGATAATTAAACATGTAATTAAGAAGTGGAAAGTACCTGAATGGTGGGATAGGTGTTAGCAGCAGCGTTGTCCCCAATCAGCAATGAATCACACTGCGAAGAATTATAAGCATTCTCTGCACCTGAATTCATCTGGACCAACCCACGGTAGCAATTCCTTGACTTCCCTGCTGAGATGCCCTTGGATATAATCCGGCTGCGTGAATTCTTCCCCTTATGGATCATCTTCGTCCCTGTATCGGCCTGCTGGTAATCCTTGGTCAGCGCTACGGAGTAGAACTCTCCAACAGTGTCGTCCCCAACAAGCTCCACACTTGGGTACTTCCAGGTGATTGCTGACCCTGTCTCAACCTGTGTCCATGAGATTTTCGAGCCACGCCCCTTGCACCGCCCCCTCTTGGTCACAAAATTGTAAATGCCCCCTTTGCCCTCCTCATCGCCAGCATACCAATTCTGCACGGTGGAGTACTTAATCTCGGCCCCCTCTTCGCACACAAGCTCCACCACCGCGGCGTGGAGCTGGTTGGAGTCATATGCTGGAGCAGTACAACCTTCCAAATAGCTAACCGTGCTCCTCTCATCAGCCACAATCAGAGTCCTCTCAAACTGCCCGGTCTCCTTGTCATTGATTCTGAAGTAAGTAGATATCTCCATGGGGCAGACCGTGTCCTTGGGCACATAGCAGAAGGATCCGTCACTGAACACGGCTGAATTGAGCGCGGCATAGTAATTGTCACCAGGCGGCACAATACTCCCGATGTAGCGCTTGATGAGGTCCGGGTACTCACGGATGGCCTCGGAGATGGAGCAAAATATGACGCCCTTGGCCATGAGCGCCTCCCTGTGGGTGGTGGCGATGGAGGTGGAGTCGATGACGGCGTCGACGGCGACGTTGGAGAGGCGCTTCTGCTCGCCGAGAGGGATCCCGAGGCGGTCGAAGGTCTTGAGCAGCTCGGGGTCGACCTCGTCGAGGCTGTTGAGCTTGGGCTTGGTCTTGGGCGCGGAGTAGAAGCACAGGGACTGGAGGTCGACGGGCGAGTAGACGTTGTCGCTCCAGGTGGGCTCCGCCATGGTGAGGAAGCGGCGGTAGGCGGCGAGGCGGAAGTCGAGCATCCAGGCGGGCTCCGCCTTGAGCTCCGAGATGCGGCGGACGGTGGCCTCGGAGAGGCCCTTGGGGATGGAGAAGGACTCGAAGTCGGAGACGAAGCCGTACTTGTACTCCCGCTTGAGCAGGTTCTGCAGCGCCTCCGCCTCGTCCGCCGCcggggacgacggcgacggcgacggcgacggcttctGCGGGCCCGTCTGCACGGCCACCACCGAGAGGCGGCCGCGGCCGCGCGCGTCGACGCGCCGCCGGGGCCCGCCGGACGGGCGCCCCGCCCCGAGCCTGGCGGTGAGGGCAGACGGCCCGAAGagggacgtggaggcggacgcggaggcggccaTGGTCGGTCGCGGccggcgaggcggaggcggaggcgaattTGGGAGGGAGGGGATGAGCGGAGGGGAGACCGTGGGATGAGAGAGAAGCGAGGGGAGGGAGGGGAGTTGTTGACAGGGAGAGGCCGGAGCGGTGGCACGGGCG is from Triticum aestivum cultivar Chinese Spring chromosome 3A, IWGSC CS RefSeq v2.1, whole genome shotgun sequence and encodes:
- the LOC123062484 gene encoding UPF0051 protein slr0074 → MAASASASTSLFGPSALTARLGAGRPSGGPRRRVDARGRGRLSVVAVQTGPQKPSPSPSPSSPAADEAEALQNLLKREYKYGFVSDFESFSIPKGLSEATVRRISELKAEPAWMLDFRLAAYRRFLTMAEPTWSDNVYSPVDLQSLCFYSAPKTKPKLNSLDEVDPELLKTFDRLGIPLGEQKRLSNVAVDAVIDSTSIATTHREALMAKGVIFCSISEAIREYPDLIKRYIGSIVPPGDNYYAALNSAVFSDGSFCYVPKDTVCPMEISTYFRINDKETGQFERTLIVADERSTVSYLEGCTAPAYDSNQLHAAVVELVCEEGAEIKYSTVQNWYAGDEEGKGGIYNFVTKRGRCKGRGSKISWTQVETGSAITWKYPSVELVGDDTVGEFYSVALTKDYQQADTGTKMIHKGKNSRSRIISKGISAGKSRNCYRGLVQMNSGAENAYNSSQCDSLLIGDNAAANTYPTIQVGCTSGRVEHEASTSKIGEDQLFYFQQRGIDHEKAVAAMIGGFCRAVFEHLPYEFAQEVDALMNLKLEGSVG